The Spinacia oleracea cultivar Varoflay chromosome 2, BTI_SOV_V1, whole genome shotgun sequence DNA segment GTAGTGGCCCAATCCACCACACCTCTTGCACATGTTTTGCCTCTTAGGTCTCTTCACCCAACTGCTTCCCTTCCCCTTCTTTCCTTCCCCTGGATCCTTTCTTCTCTTCCTCTTTGATGGCCTACCAGGCATAATCTTATAAGATGGGGGGAGAGGTTGTGGATATGGTGTTACTTCCCATTGATTTTGTCCAGGCATTGCATTGAATTTGGGTGCATAAGTTCTGGCATAAGTTGCAACATGATAGGCTTGATGAACATAATCTTCATAATCAAGTCTCCTTTGGGCTAAACAAGCCAAGGCATGCCAACAAGGGATCCCCATCAATGTCCACCTGTAGCAACCACATAATTTGTTCTCCAGATTCACCACAAAACAGTCTCCACCATGTTGAACCTCAAAAACATGCAAATCTGCTTGTATCAGCCTCATGTTGTATATTTCCTTCTGCCCCCTTTCTATCATTTTCACAACTGAAGGCATGATTGTACCCTCAAAGTTTTGCAAGCCTTGTCTCTTTGCACAGCATCTCATCATCACATATCTCCTGATCCATTCCATCAGAGACAAGATAGGTTTTGTCCTTGCATCCTTCAACACATTGTTGAAGCTTTCACAACAATTATTCAACAGCATTCCTGACTTGGCCCTAGGACTAAAACCATGCCTAGACCAATTACTAACAGGAATTGCAGTGAGGTACGTAATTGAAAGCATCAACACTAAGCTTCTTAATCTCAGCCATGTTTGCTTGGAATTCATGTTGtacattaaaaaacaaaaaaaatccagaAACTAAGACCAATAGATGACTCACTAAATCTCAACAAAAAAATGGATGTGAAGGTATTAGTTTACCTTGGTTGATGACCTTGCTGCCTTCCAAAAGAACTCCTTGTAAACCTCCCCTGGGAATTTAAGTATGAAGTTGGCCCATATATGCCTACAACAGAACCTTGTTTCAGCATTTTGGATGACTGTTCTGAAGGCATCAAGCAACCCCTACATTGTCACAGAGATGCATTAGACATATCTTTAGTTAAGTTGACTTTCACATTATCATAGTGACCTAAGTTGACTTTTACAAAGAACCATTGATACAAGTGTGAGTGAAGCAAGTGTGAGTGAAGCAAGTGTTAGacttttacaaaaaaatggaTTAGTTGAGACATAAATAGTGAGTGAAGCAAGCAAAGTGTAGTGAAGCAAGTGTGACTGAAGCAAAGTTGACTTTCACATAgtgaccaaagttgactttcACATAgtgaccaaagttgactttcacataatcccaaaaccaaagttgACTTTCACATAATCCCAAACCAAAGTTGACATAGTGAGTGAAGCAAGTGTTAGACTcgggtacgtgtccaagtgttAGACTCGGGTACGTATCCAAGTGTTAGACTCGGGTACGTATCCAAGTGTTAGACTcgggtacgtgtccaagtgttAGACTCGGGTACGTGTCCAAGTTTTATACCATTATAAGTCCagctaataataataagaaataACTTCatctaataataataagaaacaACTTGCTTCACAACTGAAAACAATAAGAAACAACACAACCAGGCATCAAGTCAACAAATTTAAGAACAAAAACAACCACATACCTTCTGCCTGTCAGATATGAAGGCCACAGTATCATCTGCTCCTTCCACAGCTTCATCTCCTTTCTCATGCACCCAAGTAACTGCATCTGCTACAGAACCAAGATCCTTAACCAGCAGCTCCAAAAACCAGATCCAAGTTTTTGAGTTCTCTGTCT contains these protein-coding regions:
- the LOC110777400 gene encoding uncharacterized protein isoform X1 codes for the protein MPSEQSSKMLKQGSVVGIYGPTSYLNSQGRFTRSSFGRQQGHQPRHGFSPRAKSGMLLNNCCESFNNVLKDARTKPILSLMEWIRRYVMMRCCAKRQGLQNFEGTIMPSVVKMIERGQKEIYNMRLIQADLHVFEVQHGGDCFVVNLENKLCGCYRWTLMGIPCWHALACLAQRRLDYEDYVHQAYHVATYARTYAPKFNAMPGQNQWEVTPYPQPLPPSYKIMPGRPSKRKRRKDPGEGKKGKGSSWVKRPKRQNMCKRCGGLGHYQKSCIRPPHG
- the LOC110777400 gene encoding uncharacterized protein isoform X2, whose protein sequence is MPSEQSSKMLKQGSVVGIYGPTSYLNSQGRFTRSSFGRQQGHQPSPRAKSGMLLNNCCESFNNVLKDARTKPILSLMEWIRRYVMMRCCAKRQGLQNFEGTIMPSVVKMIERGQKEIYNMRLIQADLHVFEVQHGGDCFVVNLENKLCGCYRWTLMGIPCWHALACLAQRRLDYEDYVHQAYHVATYARTYAPKFNAMPGQNQWEVTPYPQPLPPSYKIMPGRPSKRKRRKDPGEGKKGKGSSWVKRPKRQNMCKRCGGLGHYQKSCIRPPHG